In Salvelinus alpinus chromosome 30, SLU_Salpinus.1, whole genome shotgun sequence, a single genomic region encodes these proteins:
- the map4l gene encoding microtubule-associated protein 4 isoform X4, with product MDLSLHDALTDGAPQSGPDNPVRRDFMASLEKETFDDKVGETVGRTEYRPLLDGKDGKGSSMMPGGQMGTGMQRQEPMGEKRPCPTGQQSAFNADYLSGPVSSMMGMPGEGNQNKGMKDSNMPDSLMEVWTNPNSWAGGESRLQASEGLPLSSSNSVEESPYSDPLSPHGSHSQETGSGDEMGSEGVNSSSKQQKRKKKKRRSRKEVYDFLDRQEAPDAKEEEGETESGASDGPLSPSSPSKEESWECEIRGRGGGRVRGRKNKSRMKLPEEWGPTPQEPTTPHSTQASVALESAMVNASGPLSSTLENISSPVAGPQTNPFSSFIEDTKPSHTPTAPPLTENPKPSHILTTDPALTDTFTSNLNMFEQPSPAKVNMDWEAETPVKNTASALHYEPMCIDDFKMPPPLATKDVLPPKKDEAALSFTDKASSDHGRPEVMSSTSDQKQLGPQSSPALSPQVSKTFLFLDSALQTPQASTPASQPQSQTTTPQVPPPNTTTSSSFQTTPPPLFSHSSQPGHDTPSPRPAVGSGLNPAAPPFIPTTLPLTEHQEPPLPEPPLLEVKAENKDKQEKADFFPKTDNLNIFEKTEKSDKMEKKEKEDEFKKVDNADKTSKSDKILKDEEKFHKTEKNYTNEKVDKPEKTNKDEKMEKKENGEKTDKMVKAENNEKAGKGTAKSPTTNGSKQDLTSPDSKAKPAVGSTKPNSAKTRPTSLSTGDAAGPPKRSSPTSSSANKKSPVTKATTPTACTKQPTPAASQTPKVTKSMTPENGPPVPKANGTANKNGSSTTATTKPAGPRPSASAPSLRRNTVPKTDIKPSDVKKPSTLKTTPIKPRVPRTSATAPSTPATNGEQPRRRITKPPVPKQTAMERKPPVPRAPRTPRPINAPLPDLKNVRSKIGSTDNMKYQPTGGKVSSAGASQSKDGPGKVQIQHKKVDLSKVTSKCGSKDNIKHKPGVSATGGGDVKIEAKANGNGNGKPKVGSMDNIGLEAGDGQIKAEGMPEKAAGKTSPPGGAPATGAGSMAKENGHKALPQPNPFGSDPMGMDKRIPETN from the exons GCTCCAGTATGATGCCAGGAGGACAGATGGGGACTGGGATGCAGCGGCAGGAACCAATGGGAGAGAAGCGTCCCTGTCCAACTGGGCAACAGTCTGCCTTCAATGCTGACTACCTTTCAG gcccAGTGTCTAGTATGATGGGAATGCCTGGTGAGGGGAACCAGAACAAAGGAATGAAGGACAGCAACATGCCAGACTCTCTCATGG AAGTTTGGACAAACCCAAACTCCTGGGCAGGTGGTGAGTCCAGGCTGCAAGCCTCAGAgggtctccccctctcctccagcaacTCAGTGGAGGAGAGCCCCTACTCCGACCCCCTCAGCCCCCACGGCTCCCACAGCCAGGAGACCGGCTCTGGGGACGAGATGGGGAGCGAAGGGGTCAACAGTAGCAGCAAGCagcagaagaggaagaagaagaaaaggaGGTCCAGGAAGGAGGTGTATGACTTCTTGGACAGGCAGGAGGCTCCGGATGCAAAGGAGGAGGAGGGCGAGACAGAGAGCGGAGCCTCAGACGGCCCTCTGAGCCCATCCTCCCCGAGCAAGGAGGAGAGCTGGGAGTGTGAGATccgagggaggggtgggggtagGGTAAGGGGCAGGAAGAATAAGAGCAGGATGAAGCTCCCAGAGGAGTGGGGGCCAACACCCCAGGAGCCAACGACACCTCATTCCACACAAGCGTCGGTGGCCCTGGAGTCTGCAATGGTAAATGCCTCTGGTCCCTTAAGTTCAACCCTGGAGAACATCTCCTCCCCCGTAGCCGGCCCCCAGACTAACCCCTTTAGCAGTTTTATAGAGGACACCAAACCCTCTCACACCCCCACTGCCCCACCCCTCACTGAGAACCCCAAACCCAGTCACATCCTCACCACAGACCCTGCCCTTACAGACACTTTTACTAGTAACCTAAACATGTTTGAGCAACCTTCCCCTGCCAAGGTAAACATGGACTGGGAGGCTGAGACTCCTGTTAAAAACACTGCCTCTGCCCTCCATTATGAACCCATGTGTATTGATGACTTTAAAATGCCCCCTCCCTTAGCCACTAAAGATGTCCTACCTCCCAAGAAGGATGAGGCGGCTCTGTCTTTCACTGACAAAGCCTCTTCTGATCATGGTCGTCCTGAGGTCATGTCGTCTACTTCTGACCAGAAGCAGCTGGGCCCTCAGAGCTCCCCGGCTCTCAGCCCCCAGGTCTCGAAGACCTTCCTCTTCCTTGACTCTGCCCTGCAGACCCCCCAAGCCAGCACTCCTGCTTCACAGCCCCAGTCCCAGACCACCACACCCCAGGTCCCTCCTCcaaacaccaccacctcctcctctttccagaccactcctcctccactgtttAGCCACTCCTCCCAGCCTGGTCACGACACTCCCAGTCCCCGCCCTGCAGTGGGCTCAGGCCTCAACCCTGCAGCCCCGCCCTTTATCCCCACTACACTGCCACTCACAGAGCACCAGGAGCCACCGCTGCCAGAGCCCCCCCTGCTGGAAG TGAAAGCAGAGAATAAGGACAAACAAGAGAAGGCAGATTTCTTTCCGAAGACAGATAACTTGAACATATTTGAGAAGACGGAGAAGTCCGACAAGAtggagaagaaagagaaagaagatgAATTTAAGAAAGTCGACAATGCCGACAAGACCTCAAAATCTGACAAGATTCTCAAAGATGAAGAGAAGTTCCATAAGACGGAGAAGAATTATACAAATGAAAAAGTGGACAAGCCAGAGAAGACAAACAAAGATGAGAAGATGGAGAAGAAAGAAAATGGGGAGAAAACTGACAAGATGGTCAAAGCTGAAAATAACGAAAAGGCTGGGAAAGGTACTGCAAAGTCCCCAACAACCAACGGAAGCAAGCAGGACCTCACCAGCCCAGACAGTAAGGCCAAG CCTGCTGTTGGGTCAACCAAACCAAACTCTGCCAAAACACGGCCCACCTCTTTGTCCACTGGGGACGCAGCTGGCCCCCCAAAACGTTCCTCCCCCACCTCAAGCTCTGCCAATAAAAAAAGTCCTGTTACCAAGGCAACCACTCCCACTGCTTGCACCAAGCAGCCAACGCCCGCTGCCAGTCAAACCCCTAAAGTCACCAAGTCCATG ACTCCGGAAAACGGTCCCCCTGTGCCAAAGGCCAACGGCACGGCAAATAAGAACGGTTCCTCTACAACCGCCACTACTAAACCTGCTGGGCCACGCCCCTCTGCTAGTGCCCCCTCTCTGCGCCGCAACACTG TTCCCAAGACTGATATCAAGCCAAGTGATGTGAAGAAGCCTAGTACGCTGAAGACAACACCAA TCAAGCCCAGGGTGCCTCGCACCTCCGCCACTGCTCCGAGCACTCCTGCCACCAACGGGGAGCAGCCTCGCCGACGCATCACCAAACCCCCAGTGCCCAAGCAGACCGCTATGGAGAGGAAGCCACCTGTACCCAGAGCACCTAGGACTCCCAGACCTATCAACGCACCCCTGCCAGACCTAAAGAATGTGCGCTCCAAGATCGGCTCCACAGACAACATGAAGTACCAGCCTACCGGCGGCAAG GTCTCCTCGGCGGGGGCTTCCCAATCCAAAGACGGCCCGGGCAAA GTCCAGATTCAGCATAAGAAGGTGGACTTGAGCAAAGTGACCTCCAAGTGTGGCTCTAAGGATAACATCAAGCACAAGCCAG GTGTGTCCGCTACAGGGGGTGGAGACGTGAAGATTGAGGCTAAGGCCAATGGCAATGGTAATGGAAAGCCCAAGGTGGGGTCAATGGACAATATTGGCCTTGAGGCAGGGGATGGACAAATCAAG GCTGAGGGGATGCCGGAGAAAGCTGCAGGGAAAACATCTCCCCCTGGTGGAGCTCCAGCTACAGGTGCAGGAAGCATGGCTAAGGAGAACGGACATAAGGCCTTGCCTCAACCTAATCCCTTTGGGAGTGACCCGATGGGCATGGACAAACGCATCCCTGAGACAA ATTGA
- the map4l gene encoding microtubule-associated protein 4 isoform X6 — protein MDLSLHDALTDGAPQSGPDNPVRRDFMASLEKETFDDKVGETVGRTEYRPLLDGKDGKGSSMMPGGQMGTGMQRQEPMGEKRPCPTGQQSAFNADYLSGPVSSMMGMPGEGNQNKGMKDSNMPDSLMEVWTNPNSWAGGESRLQASEGLPLSSSNSVEESPYSDPLSPHGSHSQETGSGDEMGSEGVNSSSKQQKRKKKKRRSRKEVYDFLDRQEAPDAKEEEGETESGASDGPLSPSSPSKEESWECEIRGRGGGRVRGRKNKSRMKLPEEWGPTPQEPTTPHSTQASVALESAMVNASGPLSSTLENISSPVAGPQTNPFSSFIEDTKPSHTPTAPPLTENPKPSHILTTDPALTDTFTSNLNMFEQPSPAKVNMDWEAETPVKNTASALHYEPMCIDDFKMPPPLATKDVLPPKKDEAALSFTDKASSDHGRPEVMSSTSDQKQLGPQSSPALSPQVSKTFLFLDSALQTPQASTPASQPQSQTTTPQVPPPNTTTSSSFQTTPPPLFSHSSQPGHDTPSPRPAVGSGLNPAAPPFIPTTLPLTEHQEPPLPEPPLLEVKAENKDKQEKADFFPKTDNLNIFEKTEKSDKMEKKEKEDEFKKVDNADKTSKSDKILKDEEKFHKTEKNYTNEKVDKPEKTNKDEKMEKKENGEKTDKMVKAENNEKAGKGTAKSPTTNGSKQDLTSPDSKAKPAVGSTKPNSAKTRPTSLSTGDAAGPPKRSSPTSSSANKKSPVTKATTPTACTKQPTPAASQTPKVTKSMTPENGPPVPKANGTANKNGSSTTATTKPAGPRPSASAPSLRRNTVPKTDIKPSDVKKPSTLKTTPIKPRVPRTSATAPSTPATNGEQPRRRITKPPVPKQTAMERKPPVPRAPRTPRPINAPLPDLKNVRSKIGSTDNMKYQPTGGKVQIQHKKVDLSKVTSKCGSKDNIKHKPGVSATGGGDVKIEAKANGNGNGKPKVGSMDNIGLEAGDGQIKAEGMPEKAAGKTSPPGGAPATGAGSMAKENGHKALPQPNPFGSDPMGMDKRIPETN, from the exons GCTCCAGTATGATGCCAGGAGGACAGATGGGGACTGGGATGCAGCGGCAGGAACCAATGGGAGAGAAGCGTCCCTGTCCAACTGGGCAACAGTCTGCCTTCAATGCTGACTACCTTTCAG gcccAGTGTCTAGTATGATGGGAATGCCTGGTGAGGGGAACCAGAACAAAGGAATGAAGGACAGCAACATGCCAGACTCTCTCATGG AAGTTTGGACAAACCCAAACTCCTGGGCAGGTGGTGAGTCCAGGCTGCAAGCCTCAGAgggtctccccctctcctccagcaacTCAGTGGAGGAGAGCCCCTACTCCGACCCCCTCAGCCCCCACGGCTCCCACAGCCAGGAGACCGGCTCTGGGGACGAGATGGGGAGCGAAGGGGTCAACAGTAGCAGCAAGCagcagaagaggaagaagaagaaaaggaGGTCCAGGAAGGAGGTGTATGACTTCTTGGACAGGCAGGAGGCTCCGGATGCAAAGGAGGAGGAGGGCGAGACAGAGAGCGGAGCCTCAGACGGCCCTCTGAGCCCATCCTCCCCGAGCAAGGAGGAGAGCTGGGAGTGTGAGATccgagggaggggtgggggtagGGTAAGGGGCAGGAAGAATAAGAGCAGGATGAAGCTCCCAGAGGAGTGGGGGCCAACACCCCAGGAGCCAACGACACCTCATTCCACACAAGCGTCGGTGGCCCTGGAGTCTGCAATGGTAAATGCCTCTGGTCCCTTAAGTTCAACCCTGGAGAACATCTCCTCCCCCGTAGCCGGCCCCCAGACTAACCCCTTTAGCAGTTTTATAGAGGACACCAAACCCTCTCACACCCCCACTGCCCCACCCCTCACTGAGAACCCCAAACCCAGTCACATCCTCACCACAGACCCTGCCCTTACAGACACTTTTACTAGTAACCTAAACATGTTTGAGCAACCTTCCCCTGCCAAGGTAAACATGGACTGGGAGGCTGAGACTCCTGTTAAAAACACTGCCTCTGCCCTCCATTATGAACCCATGTGTATTGATGACTTTAAAATGCCCCCTCCCTTAGCCACTAAAGATGTCCTACCTCCCAAGAAGGATGAGGCGGCTCTGTCTTTCACTGACAAAGCCTCTTCTGATCATGGTCGTCCTGAGGTCATGTCGTCTACTTCTGACCAGAAGCAGCTGGGCCCTCAGAGCTCCCCGGCTCTCAGCCCCCAGGTCTCGAAGACCTTCCTCTTCCTTGACTCTGCCCTGCAGACCCCCCAAGCCAGCACTCCTGCTTCACAGCCCCAGTCCCAGACCACCACACCCCAGGTCCCTCCTCcaaacaccaccacctcctcctctttccagaccactcctcctccactgtttAGCCACTCCTCCCAGCCTGGTCACGACACTCCCAGTCCCCGCCCTGCAGTGGGCTCAGGCCTCAACCCTGCAGCCCCGCCCTTTATCCCCACTACACTGCCACTCACAGAGCACCAGGAGCCACCGCTGCCAGAGCCCCCCCTGCTGGAAG TGAAAGCAGAGAATAAGGACAAACAAGAGAAGGCAGATTTCTTTCCGAAGACAGATAACTTGAACATATTTGAGAAGACGGAGAAGTCCGACAAGAtggagaagaaagagaaagaagatgAATTTAAGAAAGTCGACAATGCCGACAAGACCTCAAAATCTGACAAGATTCTCAAAGATGAAGAGAAGTTCCATAAGACGGAGAAGAATTATACAAATGAAAAAGTGGACAAGCCAGAGAAGACAAACAAAGATGAGAAGATGGAGAAGAAAGAAAATGGGGAGAAAACTGACAAGATGGTCAAAGCTGAAAATAACGAAAAGGCTGGGAAAGGTACTGCAAAGTCCCCAACAACCAACGGAAGCAAGCAGGACCTCACCAGCCCAGACAGTAAGGCCAAG CCTGCTGTTGGGTCAACCAAACCAAACTCTGCCAAAACACGGCCCACCTCTTTGTCCACTGGGGACGCAGCTGGCCCCCCAAAACGTTCCTCCCCCACCTCAAGCTCTGCCAATAAAAAAAGTCCTGTTACCAAGGCAACCACTCCCACTGCTTGCACCAAGCAGCCAACGCCCGCTGCCAGTCAAACCCCTAAAGTCACCAAGTCCATG ACTCCGGAAAACGGTCCCCCTGTGCCAAAGGCCAACGGCACGGCAAATAAGAACGGTTCCTCTACAACCGCCACTACTAAACCTGCTGGGCCACGCCCCTCTGCTAGTGCCCCCTCTCTGCGCCGCAACACTG TTCCCAAGACTGATATCAAGCCAAGTGATGTGAAGAAGCCTAGTACGCTGAAGACAACACCAA TCAAGCCCAGGGTGCCTCGCACCTCCGCCACTGCTCCGAGCACTCCTGCCACCAACGGGGAGCAGCCTCGCCGACGCATCACCAAACCCCCAGTGCCCAAGCAGACCGCTATGGAGAGGAAGCCACCTGTACCCAGAGCACCTAGGACTCCCAGACCTATCAACGCACCCCTGCCAGACCTAAAGAATGTGCGCTCCAAGATCGGCTCCACAGACAACATGAAGTACCAGCCTACCGGCGGCAAG GTCCAGATTCAGCATAAGAAGGTGGACTTGAGCAAAGTGACCTCCAAGTGTGGCTCTAAGGATAACATCAAGCACAAGCCAG GTGTGTCCGCTACAGGGGGTGGAGACGTGAAGATTGAGGCTAAGGCCAATGGCAATGGTAATGGAAAGCCCAAGGTGGGGTCAATGGACAATATTGGCCTTGAGGCAGGGGATGGACAAATCAAG GCTGAGGGGATGCCGGAGAAAGCTGCAGGGAAAACATCTCCCCCTGGTGGAGCTCCAGCTACAGGTGCAGGAAGCATGGCTAAGGAGAACGGACATAAGGCCTTGCCTCAACCTAATCCCTTTGGGAGTGACCCGATGGGCATGGACAAACGCATCCCTGAGACAA ATTGA
- the map4l gene encoding microtubule-associated protein 4 isoform X7, with protein MDLSLHDALTDGAPQSGPDNPVRRDFMASLEKETFDDKVGETVGRTEYRPLLDGKDGKGSSMMPGGQMGTGMQRQEPMGEKRPCPTGQQSAFNADYLSGPVSSMMGMPGEGNQNKGMKDSNMPDSLMEVWTNPNSWAGGESRLQASEGLPLSSSNSVEESPYSDPLSPHGSHSQETGSGDEMGSEGVNSSSKQQKRKKKKRRSRKEVYDFLDRQEAPDAKEEEGETESGASDGPLSPSSPSKEESWECEIRGRGGGRVRGRKNKSRMKLPEEWGPTPQEPTTPHSTQASVALESAMVNASGPLSSTLENISSPVAGPQTNPFSSFIEDTKPSHTPTAPPLTENPKPSHILTTDPALTDTFTSNLNMFEQPSPAKVNMDWEAETPVKNTASALHYEPMCIDDFKMPPPLATKDVLPPKKDEAALSFTDKASSDHGRPEVMSSTSDQKQLGPQSSPALSPQVSKTFLFLDSALQTPQASTPASQPQSQTTTPQVPPPNTTTSSSFQTTPPPLFSHSSQPGHDTPSPRPAVGSGLNPAAPPFIPTTLPLTEHQEPPLPEPPLLEVKAENKDKQEKADFFPKTDNLNIFEKTEKSDKMEKKEKEDEFKKVDNADKTSKSDKILKDEEKFHKTEKNYTNEKVDKPEKTNKDEKMEKKENGEKTDKMVKAENNEKAGKGTAKSPTTNGSKQDLTSPDSKAKPAVGSTKPNSAKTRPTSLSTGDAAGPPKRSSPTSSSANKKSPVTKATTPTACTKQPTPAASQTPKVTKSMTPENGPPVPKANGTANKNGSSTTATTKPAGPRPSASAPSLRRNTVPKTDIKPSDVKKPSTLKTTPIKPRVPRTSATAPSTPATNGEQPRRRITKPPVPKQTAMERKPPVPRAPRTPRPINAPLPDLKNVRSKIGSTDNMKYQPTGGKVQIQHKKVDLSKVTSKCGSKDNIKHKPGGGDVKIEAKANGNGNGKPKVGSMDNIGLEAGDGQIKAEGMPEKAAGKTSPPGGAPATGAGSMAKENGHKALPQPNPFGSDPMGMDKRIPETN; from the exons GCTCCAGTATGATGCCAGGAGGACAGATGGGGACTGGGATGCAGCGGCAGGAACCAATGGGAGAGAAGCGTCCCTGTCCAACTGGGCAACAGTCTGCCTTCAATGCTGACTACCTTTCAG gcccAGTGTCTAGTATGATGGGAATGCCTGGTGAGGGGAACCAGAACAAAGGAATGAAGGACAGCAACATGCCAGACTCTCTCATGG AAGTTTGGACAAACCCAAACTCCTGGGCAGGTGGTGAGTCCAGGCTGCAAGCCTCAGAgggtctccccctctcctccagcaacTCAGTGGAGGAGAGCCCCTACTCCGACCCCCTCAGCCCCCACGGCTCCCACAGCCAGGAGACCGGCTCTGGGGACGAGATGGGGAGCGAAGGGGTCAACAGTAGCAGCAAGCagcagaagaggaagaagaagaaaaggaGGTCCAGGAAGGAGGTGTATGACTTCTTGGACAGGCAGGAGGCTCCGGATGCAAAGGAGGAGGAGGGCGAGACAGAGAGCGGAGCCTCAGACGGCCCTCTGAGCCCATCCTCCCCGAGCAAGGAGGAGAGCTGGGAGTGTGAGATccgagggaggggtgggggtagGGTAAGGGGCAGGAAGAATAAGAGCAGGATGAAGCTCCCAGAGGAGTGGGGGCCAACACCCCAGGAGCCAACGACACCTCATTCCACACAAGCGTCGGTGGCCCTGGAGTCTGCAATGGTAAATGCCTCTGGTCCCTTAAGTTCAACCCTGGAGAACATCTCCTCCCCCGTAGCCGGCCCCCAGACTAACCCCTTTAGCAGTTTTATAGAGGACACCAAACCCTCTCACACCCCCACTGCCCCACCCCTCACTGAGAACCCCAAACCCAGTCACATCCTCACCACAGACCCTGCCCTTACAGACACTTTTACTAGTAACCTAAACATGTTTGAGCAACCTTCCCCTGCCAAGGTAAACATGGACTGGGAGGCTGAGACTCCTGTTAAAAACACTGCCTCTGCCCTCCATTATGAACCCATGTGTATTGATGACTTTAAAATGCCCCCTCCCTTAGCCACTAAAGATGTCCTACCTCCCAAGAAGGATGAGGCGGCTCTGTCTTTCACTGACAAAGCCTCTTCTGATCATGGTCGTCCTGAGGTCATGTCGTCTACTTCTGACCAGAAGCAGCTGGGCCCTCAGAGCTCCCCGGCTCTCAGCCCCCAGGTCTCGAAGACCTTCCTCTTCCTTGACTCTGCCCTGCAGACCCCCCAAGCCAGCACTCCTGCTTCACAGCCCCAGTCCCAGACCACCACACCCCAGGTCCCTCCTCcaaacaccaccacctcctcctctttccagaccactcctcctccactgtttAGCCACTCCTCCCAGCCTGGTCACGACACTCCCAGTCCCCGCCCTGCAGTGGGCTCAGGCCTCAACCCTGCAGCCCCGCCCTTTATCCCCACTACACTGCCACTCACAGAGCACCAGGAGCCACCGCTGCCAGAGCCCCCCCTGCTGGAAG TGAAAGCAGAGAATAAGGACAAACAAGAGAAGGCAGATTTCTTTCCGAAGACAGATAACTTGAACATATTTGAGAAGACGGAGAAGTCCGACAAGAtggagaagaaagagaaagaagatgAATTTAAGAAAGTCGACAATGCCGACAAGACCTCAAAATCTGACAAGATTCTCAAAGATGAAGAGAAGTTCCATAAGACGGAGAAGAATTATACAAATGAAAAAGTGGACAAGCCAGAGAAGACAAACAAAGATGAGAAGATGGAGAAGAAAGAAAATGGGGAGAAAACTGACAAGATGGTCAAAGCTGAAAATAACGAAAAGGCTGGGAAAGGTACTGCAAAGTCCCCAACAACCAACGGAAGCAAGCAGGACCTCACCAGCCCAGACAGTAAGGCCAAG CCTGCTGTTGGGTCAACCAAACCAAACTCTGCCAAAACACGGCCCACCTCTTTGTCCACTGGGGACGCAGCTGGCCCCCCAAAACGTTCCTCCCCCACCTCAAGCTCTGCCAATAAAAAAAGTCCTGTTACCAAGGCAACCACTCCCACTGCTTGCACCAAGCAGCCAACGCCCGCTGCCAGTCAAACCCCTAAAGTCACCAAGTCCATG ACTCCGGAAAACGGTCCCCCTGTGCCAAAGGCCAACGGCACGGCAAATAAGAACGGTTCCTCTACAACCGCCACTACTAAACCTGCTGGGCCACGCCCCTCTGCTAGTGCCCCCTCTCTGCGCCGCAACACTG TTCCCAAGACTGATATCAAGCCAAGTGATGTGAAGAAGCCTAGTACGCTGAAGACAACACCAA TCAAGCCCAGGGTGCCTCGCACCTCCGCCACTGCTCCGAGCACTCCTGCCACCAACGGGGAGCAGCCTCGCCGACGCATCACCAAACCCCCAGTGCCCAAGCAGACCGCTATGGAGAGGAAGCCACCTGTACCCAGAGCACCTAGGACTCCCAGACCTATCAACGCACCCCTGCCAGACCTAAAGAATGTGCGCTCCAAGATCGGCTCCACAGACAACATGAAGTACCAGCCTACCGGCGGCAAG GTCCAGATTCAGCATAAGAAGGTGGACTTGAGCAAAGTGACCTCCAAGTGTGGCTCTAAGGATAACATCAAGCACAAGCCAG GGGGTGGAGACGTGAAGATTGAGGCTAAGGCCAATGGCAATGGTAATGGAAAGCCCAAGGTGGGGTCAATGGACAATATTGGCCTTGAGGCAGGGGATGGACAAATCAAG GCTGAGGGGATGCCGGAGAAAGCTGCAGGGAAAACATCTCCCCCTGGTGGAGCTCCAGCTACAGGTGCAGGAAGCATGGCTAAGGAGAACGGACATAAGGCCTTGCCTCAACCTAATCCCTTTGGGAGTGACCCGATGGGCATGGACAAACGCATCCCTGAGACAA ATTGA